The following coding sequences lie in one Nitratireductor mangrovi genomic window:
- a CDS encoding NYN domain-containing protein, giving the protein MPEKTDTRARLALLIDADNVRSEFLPIIIREASAYGTITVKRVYGHFASSAMKSWHALVHEHALTPVHIPPAAKGKNATDMKLAIEAMDLLHRGQIEGFCIASSDSDFTTLASRIREEGVAVYGFGEQKASVAYVRSCDRFFYCDLLLEEEEQEQDQKRKPRKKVSPPTRDILAAIDDLSGEDGWAPLGEVGQILNKRMPDFDPRNYGFRKLSGLAESMGSVEVKRSREGGGPVLVKRR; this is encoded by the coding sequence ATGCCGGAGAAGACCGATACGCGGGCTCGCCTCGCCCTGTTGATCGACGCGGATAATGTCCGCTCGGAGTTCTTGCCCATCATCATCCGCGAGGCCTCAGCCTACGGCACCATCACCGTGAAGCGCGTCTACGGACATTTCGCCAGTTCGGCGATGAAGTCGTGGCATGCGCTTGTCCACGAACATGCTCTGACGCCGGTGCACATCCCCCCCGCCGCCAAGGGCAAGAATGCCACCGACATGAAGCTGGCAATCGAGGCGATGGACTTGCTCCACCGAGGCCAGATCGAGGGCTTCTGCATCGCTTCCTCCGACAGCGACTTCACAACGCTGGCAAGCCGCATCCGCGAGGAGGGCGTGGCGGTCTACGGTTTCGGCGAACAGAAGGCGTCGGTCGCCTATGTGCGTTCCTGCGACCGCTTCTTCTACTGCGACCTGCTGCTCGAGGAAGAAGAGCAGGAGCAGGATCAGAAGAGGAAGCCGCGCAAGAAGGTCTCGCCGCCGACACGCGACATCCTGGCGGCCATCGACGACCTCTCCGGCGAGGATGGCTGGGCTCCCCTGGGTGAGGTCGGCCAGATACTCAACAAGCGCATGCCCGATTTCGACCCGCGCAACTATGGTTTCCGCAAGCTGAGTGGTCTTGCCGAAAGCATGGGTTCGGTCGAGGTCAAACGCTCGCGCGAGGGCGGCGGCCCGGTGCTGGTGAAGCGCAGATAG
- a CDS encoding sodium-translocating pyrophosphatase yields the protein MTMLYVVIACGLLSVLYAIWATQSVLAADQGNERMQEIAGAIREGAQAYLSRQYTTIAIVGVVVFLLAWWLLSGAAAVGFAIGAILSGVAGFIGMHVSVRANVRTAQAASNSLAAGLDIAFKSGAITGMLVAGLALLGVAVYYYVLIGPMGYAPADRAVIDALVALGFGASLISIFARLGGGIFTKGADVGGDLVGKVEAGIPEDDPRNPATIADNVGDNVGDCAGMAADLFETYAVTVVATMVLGAIFFGGTEVLASVMLYPLAICAACIITSIIGTFFVRLGANGSIMGALYKGLIVTGLLTVLGIGAATSLTIGWGEITPSATGVSAMTGTNLFICGVIGLAVTGLIVVITEYYTGTNKRPVNSIAQASVTGHGTNVIQGLAVSLEATALPAIVIVAGIIATFQLAGLFGTAIAVTTMLGLAGMIVALDAFGPVTDNAGGIAEMSGLPSEVRQSTDALDAVGNTTKAVTKGYAIGSAGLGALVLFAAYSYDLEYFAANAAQFPYFEGMGNVSFSLSNPYVVAGLIFGGLIPYLFGGIAMTAVGRAGGAVVEEVRRQFREKPGIMEGKDKPDYARAVDMLTKAAIKEMIIPSLLPVLAPLVVYFGVLLISGSKASAFAALGASLLGVIVNGLFVAISMTSGGGAWDNAKKSFEDGFVDKDGVKHEKGSEAHKASVTGDTVGDPYKDTAGPAVNPAIKITNIMALLLLAVLAH from the coding sequence ATGACCATGCTTTACGTCGTCATCGCCTGCGGCCTGCTTTCTGTCCTCTACGCCATCTGGGCGACGCAGTCGGTCCTCGCGGCCGATCAGGGCAACGAGCGCATGCAGGAAATCGCCGGCGCCATCCGTGAGGGTGCGCAGGCCTATCTCAGCCGGCAGTACACCACGATCGCCATCGTCGGCGTCGTGGTCTTCCTGCTCGCCTGGTGGCTGCTCTCCGGCGCTGCGGCGGTCGGCTTTGCGATCGGCGCGATCCTTTCCGGTGTTGCCGGCTTCATCGGCATGCACGTGTCTGTGCGCGCCAATGTGCGCACCGCGCAGGCGGCCTCCAACAGCCTCGCCGCCGGCCTCGACATCGCCTTCAAGTCGGGCGCCATCACCGGCATGCTGGTTGCCGGCCTCGCGCTGCTCGGCGTCGCCGTCTACTATTATGTGCTGATCGGCCCGATGGGCTACGCCCCGGCCGACCGCGCCGTCATCGACGCGCTGGTCGCGCTTGGCTTCGGCGCTTCGCTGATCTCGATCTTCGCGCGTCTCGGCGGCGGCATCTTCACCAAGGGTGCCGATGTCGGTGGCGATCTCGTCGGCAAGGTGGAAGCGGGCATTCCCGAGGACGATCCGCGCAACCCGGCCACCATCGCCGACAATGTCGGCGACAATGTCGGCGACTGTGCCGGCATGGCGGCCGACCTGTTCGAGACCTACGCGGTGACGGTTGTCGCGACCATGGTGCTCGGCGCCATCTTCTTCGGTGGCACCGAGGTGCTGGCAAGCGTCATGCTCTATCCGCTGGCGATCTGCGCGGCCTGCATCATCACCTCCATCATCGGCACCTTCTTCGTGCGCCTCGGCGCCAACGGCTCGATCATGGGCGCGCTCTACAAGGGCCTGATCGTGACCGGGCTCCTGACCGTGCTCGGCATCGGTGCTGCGACCTCGCTTACCATCGGATGGGGCGAGATCACGCCGTCGGCGACCGGCGTTTCCGCGATGACCGGCACCAACCTGTTCATCTGCGGCGTGATCGGGCTGGCCGTCACGGGCCTGATCGTGGTCATCACCGAGTACTACACCGGCACCAACAAGCGTCCGGTCAACTCGATCGCCCAGGCGTCCGTTACCGGCCATGGCACCAACGTCATTCAGGGCCTCGCCGTTTCGCTCGAGGCGACTGCGCTGCCGGCAATCGTGATCGTGGCCGGCATCATTGCCACGTTCCAGCTTGCCGGCCTGTTCGGCACCGCAATCGCCGTGACGACCATGCTCGGCCTTGCCGGCATGATCGTTGCGCTCGACGCCTTTGGCCCGGTGACCGACAATGCCGGCGGCATCGCCGAAATGTCCGGACTGCCGTCGGAAGTGCGCCAGTCGACCGACGCCCTCGACGCGGTCGGCAACACCACCAAGGCCGTGACCAAGGGCTACGCGATCGGCTCGGCCGGTCTCGGTGCGTTGGTGCTGTTCGCCGCCTATTCCTACGATCTGGAGTATTTCGCCGCCAATGCGGCGCAGTTCCCCTATTTCGAAGGCATGGGCAACGTCTCGTTCTCGCTGTCGAACCCCTATGTCGTGGCGGGCCTGATCTTCGGCGGCCTGATTCCGTATCTGTTCGGCGGCATCGCGATGACGGCGGTCGGTCGTGCCGGCGGCGCGGTCGTGGAGGAGGTGCGCAGGCAGTTCCGCGAGAAGCCGGGCATCATGGAAGGCAAGGACAAGCCGGACTATGCGCGTGCGGTGGACATGCTGACCAAGGCTGCGATCAAGGAAATGATCATTCCGTCGTTGCTGCCGGTTCTGGCGCCGCTCGTCGTCTATTTCGGCGTGTTGCTGATCTCCGGTTCCAAGGCGTCCGCCTTCGCCGCACTCGGCGCTTCGCTTCTGGGCGTGATCGTGAACGGCCTGTTCGTCGCGATCTCCATGACCTCGGGCGGTGGTGCCTGGGACAACGCCAAGAAGAGCTTCGAGGACGGCTTCGTCGACAAGGACGGCGTCAAGCACGAGAAGGGCTCGGAGGCGCACAAGGCCTCCGTGACCGGCGATACGGTCGGCGACCCCTACAAGGACACCGCCGGCCCCGCCGTGAACCCGGCGATCAAAATCACCAACATCATGGCGTTGCTGCTGCTCGCCGTGTTGGCACACTGA
- a CDS encoding outer membrane protein assembly factor BamE, whose product MEMSLLPVNFNRIARRRRVLAAVAVGLLPLAGCSTSESLNPTETFTQGYVIDEEALELVPAGSSREQVLLALGTPSTTATFDNEVFYYISQTRVRPVAFMNKRIVDQRVLAVYFGEDGRVESLANYGLQDGKVFDFVSRTTPTGGKDQTFVGRLLSGLGSGKPPPGGPFGGPPV is encoded by the coding sequence ATGGAGATGTCGTTGCTGCCAGTCAATTTCAACCGGATCGCCCGTCGGCGCCGCGTGCTGGCGGCTGTTGCCGTCGGCCTCCTGCCACTCGCCGGCTGCAGCACATCGGAATCGCTCAATCCCACCGAAACCTTCACCCAGGGTTATGTCATCGACGAGGAAGCACTTGAACTCGTCCCGGCCGGATCGAGCCGCGAGCAGGTGCTTCTGGCGTTGGGCACGCCGTCCACCACGGCGACCTTCGACAACGAGGTGTTTTATTACATCTCGCAGACACGCGTCCGTCCGGTCGCCTTCATGAACAAGCGCATCGTCGACCAGCGCGTGCTCGCCGTCTATTTCGGCGAGGACGGCCGTGTCGAGAGCCTTGCCAACTACGGCCTGCAGGACGGCAAGGTCTTCGACTTCGTGTCGCGCACGACGCCGACCGGAGGCAAGGACCAGACGTTTGTCGGTAGATTGCTCTCCGGCCTTGGCAGCGGCAAGCCACCACCAGGCGGCCCGTTTGGTGGCCCACCCGTCTGA
- a CDS encoding ubiquinol-cytochrome C chaperone family protein — MFKRLFGLGQNPNRAIVDALYSQIVAASRQPCFYSIWQVPDTPLGRFEVLSLHVFLLMHRARDDAALKELVQELTDEFFRDVDHSLRELGIGDLGISKRMKRLARMFYGRAQSYGQALDAGDDEALAVALARNVRPDSDVWPGAHGLADYVVKAHGLLKEQDARHLLGGEITFPQAGLEKHPV, encoded by the coding sequence ATGTTCAAACGTCTTTTCGGCCTTGGGCAGAATCCGAACAGAGCCATTGTGGACGCGCTCTACTCGCAAATCGTGGCGGCGTCACGGCAACCTTGCTTTTATTCCATCTGGCAGGTTCCCGACACGCCGCTGGGCCGTTTCGAGGTGCTGTCGCTGCATGTCTTTCTGCTGATGCATCGCGCGCGCGACGACGCAGCCCTGAAAGAGCTGGTCCAGGAACTGACGGACGAATTCTTCCGCGACGTCGACCACTCCTTGCGCGAGTTGGGCATCGGCGACCTTGGTATCTCCAAGCGCATGAAACGGCTTGCGCGTATGTTCTACGGGCGCGCGCAATCTTATGGACAGGCGCTCGACGCCGGCGACGACGAGGCGCTGGCGGTGGCGCTTGCCCGCAACGTCCGACCGGATTCGGACGTGTGGCCGGGGGCGCACGGCCTTGCCGACTATGTCGTGAAGGCGCATGGTCTGCTGAAGGAACAGGATGCCCGGCATCTGCTCGGAGGAGAGATTACCTTCCCGCAGGCGGGCCTCGAGAAGCATCCGGTCTGA
- a CDS encoding YceD family protein encodes MRHGRQKNRETATGPIALAVNVRSLPQKGMVVTFEADAEQRDALAKAHELSAVATFRAELLVSVWKKRGVRVRGRVKASIVQPCVVTLEPVSGEVDEAIDAVFLPEGSALTRPEYSAEGEILLDPEGPDAPETYSGDSIDVGALAEEFFELGIDPYPRAKHATDPVSMEDDARRSDEDSPFAKLLSLKRKS; translated from the coding sequence ATGCGCCACGGACGGCAAAAGAACCGCGAAACCGCGACGGGTCCGATCGCCCTTGCGGTCAATGTGCGCAGCCTGCCCCAGAAAGGCATGGTGGTCACCTTCGAGGCGGATGCGGAGCAACGTGACGCGCTGGCGAAGGCGCACGAACTGTCGGCGGTGGCAACTTTCCGTGCCGAACTGCTGGTGAGCGTGTGGAAGAAGCGGGGTGTTCGCGTGCGGGGCAGGGTGAAGGCCAGCATCGTCCAGCCCTGCGTGGTGACCCTTGAACCCGTCTCCGGCGAGGTTGACGAGGCGATCGATGCCGTCTTTCTGCCGGAAGGCTCGGCACTGACACGGCCCGAATACTCTGCCGAAGGCGAAATCCTGCTCGATCCCGAGGGGCCGGACGCGCCTGAAACCTATTCCGGCGACAGCATTGATGTCGGCGCCCTGGCCGAAGAATTTTTCGAACTCGGTATCGACCCCTATCCACGCGCCAAGCACGCGACGGACCCGGTTTCGATGGAAGACGACGCGAGGCGGTCCGACGAGGATTCGCCCTTCGCGAAATTGCTTTCCCTCAAGCGCAAAAGCTGA
- the plsX gene encoding phosphate acyltransferase PlsX, protein MIRISIDAMGGDHGPSVIIPGIQKVIERRPDARFLLFGHEDAVAPVLDRHPRVKAVSEFVHCEIAVRMDDKPSQALRHGRWKSSMWRAIEAVKKDEADVCVSAGNTGALMAMSKFCLRTMASIERPAIAAIWPTMRGESVVLDVGATIGADAHQLIDFSILGAAMARALFQLDRPTVGLLNVGVEEIKGQEDVREAGRMLREANLETMNYHGFVEGDDIGKGSVDVVVTEGFSGNIALKSAEGTAKQLAEYLRSAMSRTIMARIGYIFARDAFARLREKMDVRKINGGIFLGLNGIVVKSHGGTDDEGFAAAVELGYDMVRNRLIDKIKADFDRFHAGRAAGNRAPEAADREQI, encoded by the coding sequence GTGATCAGGATTTCCATTGACGCCATGGGGGGCGACCACGGACCTTCCGTGATCATTCCGGGCATTCAGAAGGTGATCGAACGCAGACCCGACGCCCGCTTCCTGCTGTTCGGTCATGAGGACGCCGTTGCGCCGGTTCTCGATCGTCATCCCCGGGTGAAGGCGGTCTCCGAATTTGTGCATTGCGAGATCGCGGTGCGGATGGACGACAAGCCGAGCCAGGCGCTGCGCCACGGCCGTTGGAAATCGTCGATGTGGCGGGCGATCGAGGCGGTCAAGAAGGATGAGGCCGACGTCTGTGTGTCGGCCGGCAACACCGGCGCCTTGATGGCGATGTCGAAGTTTTGCCTGCGAACGATGGCAAGCATCGAGCGGCCGGCAATCGCGGCGATCTGGCCGACGATGCGCGGCGAGAGCGTCGTGCTTGACGTCGGCGCGACGATCGGGGCCGACGCGCACCAGTTGATCGATTTTTCCATCCTTGGTGCTGCGATGGCGCGCGCGCTGTTCCAGCTCGATCGCCCGACGGTCGGCCTGCTCAATGTCGGGGTCGAGGAGATCAAGGGCCAGGAAGACGTTCGCGAGGCGGGCCGCATGCTGCGCGAGGCCAATCTCGAGACCATGAATTATCATGGCTTCGTCGAGGGCGACGATATCGGCAAAGGTTCCGTCGACGTCGTCGTCACGGAAGGATTTTCGGGCAACATCGCCCTGAAATCGGCCGAAGGCACGGCCAAGCAACTCGCGGAGTATCTGCGCAGTGCCATGAGCCGGACGATAATGGCACGCATCGGCTACATCTTCGCTCGCGACGCCTTTGCGCGGCTGCGCGAGAAAATGGACGTCCGAAAGATCAATGGCGGCATCTTCCTCGGTCTCAACGGGATTGTCGTGAAGAGCCACGGCGGCACCGATGACGAGGGCTTCGCTGCCGCCGTGGAACTTGGCTATGACATGGTCCGCAACCGGTTGATCGACAAGATCAAGGCCGACTTCGACCGCTTCCACGCCGGTCGGGCGGCCGGCAACCGCGCCCCGGAGGCTGCGGACCGCGAACAGATCTAG
- a CDS encoding beta-ketoacyl-ACP synthase III, with translation MKRSVVRGVGTALPRRIMRNADFEGMVETSDEWIVQRTGIRQRHVASDDETTASLGEAAARNALAAAGLTPDDIDLIVLATSTPNHTFPATAVEIQERLGMRHGFAFDQQAVCSGFVYAITTADLYIRGGLAKRVLVIGSETFSRILDWSDRTTCVLFGDGAGAVVLEAQEGEGTVADRGVLASSLRSDGTHKEKLYVDGGPSTTGTVGHLRMQGREVFKHAVAMITDVVEATFTAGGITADDLDWFVPHQANKRIIDASAKKLGIAEEKVVTTVHLHGNTSAASVPLALGCAVADGRIKKGDLVLLEAMGGGFTWGAVLVRW, from the coding sequence ATGAAACGATCCGTCGTGCGCGGTGTTGGAACCGCCCTGCCGCGCCGCATCATGCGCAACGCCGATTTCGAGGGCATGGTCGAGACCTCGGACGAATGGATCGTGCAGCGGACCGGCATCCGCCAGCGCCATGTCGCGTCCGACGACGAGACGACGGCGTCGTTGGGAGAGGCGGCGGCGCGCAATGCGCTGGCGGCGGCCGGATTGACGCCCGACGACATCGACCTGATCGTGCTGGCCACGTCGACACCCAACCACACCTTTCCTGCCACCGCGGTGGAAATTCAGGAGAGGCTGGGCATGAGGCACGGCTTCGCCTTCGACCAGCAGGCGGTGTGCAGCGGCTTCGTCTACGCCATCACGACAGCCGATCTCTACATCCGTGGAGGGCTCGCGAAGCGTGTCCTGGTCATAGGCTCGGAGACGTTTTCGCGTATCCTCGACTGGAGCGACCGTACGACCTGCGTGCTGTTCGGCGATGGCGCGGGCGCCGTCGTGCTGGAAGCCCAGGAAGGGGAGGGCACTGTCGCCGACCGCGGCGTCCTGGCATCGAGCCTGCGCTCTGACGGCACGCACAAGGAAAAGCTCTATGTCGACGGCGGACCTTCTACCACGGGGACCGTCGGCCATCTGCGCATGCAGGGGCGCGAGGTCTTCAAGCACGCCGTCGCCATGATCACGGATGTCGTCGAGGCGACCTTCACGGCCGGCGGCATCACTGCCGATGATCTCGACTGGTTCGTGCCCCACCAGGCCAACAAGCGCATTATCGATGCCTCGGCCAAGAAACTGGGCATCGCCGAGGAGAAGGTCGTCACCACAGTTCACCTGCACGGCAATACCTCCGCTGCCTCGGTGCCGCTGGCGCTCGGCTGCGCGGTCGCCGATGGCCGCATCAAAAAGGGCGATCTGGTGCTGCTGGAGGCCATGGGCGGGGGCTTCACCTGGGGCGCGGTGCTGGTGCGCTGGTAG
- a CDS encoding integration host factor subunit alpha, which translates to MGGKTITRADLAEAVYRKVGLSRTESAQLVEMVLAEICEAIVRGETVKLSSFATFHVREKNERVGRNPKTGEEVPILPRKVMTFKASNVLKERILRAHKGRGAAAE; encoded by the coding sequence ATGGGGGGAAAGACCATTACGCGTGCCGATCTGGCCGAGGCGGTCTACCGCAAGGTCGGGTTGTCGCGCACGGAGTCGGCGCAACTGGTCGAGATGGTGCTTGCCGAGATCTGCGAGGCCATTGTCCGCGGCGAAACGGTGAAACTTTCCTCCTTCGCTACCTTCCATGTGCGCGAAAAGAACGAACGGGTCGGGCGTAATCCCAAAACGGGTGAGGAGGTGCCGATCCTTCCGCGCAAGGTCATGACCTTCAAGGCATCCAACGTCCTGAAGGAGCGCATCCTGCGCGCGCACAAAGGGCGCGGAGCGGCGGCGGAATAG
- a CDS encoding MerR family transcriptional regulator: MDKSPDAFRTISEVAEDLDLPQHVLRFWETRFNHIKPMKRGGGRRYYRPQDVDLIKGIKHMLYEQGYTIKGVQKLLRENGVGFLTAIGAGDLAAAEAITMRKQAAPQPAPAPRGNDDEMLVGEPKAKPSRRFFGLGRQGDDGPATGDDKLSRDNRALLQEALFDLLECKRLLDQVR; this comes from the coding sequence ATGGACAAATCCCCCGATGCCTTCCGCACGATCAGCGAGGTTGCCGAGGATCTCGACCTGCCGCAGCATGTGTTGCGCTTCTGGGAGACCCGTTTCAATCACATCAAGCCGATGAAGCGCGGCGGTGGCCGCCGCTACTACCGCCCTCAGGACGTCGACCTGATCAAGGGCATCAAGCACATGCTCTACGAGCAGGGCTACACCATCAAGGGCGTACAGAAGCTGCTGCGCGAGAACGGCGTCGGCTTCCTTACCGCCATCGGCGCCGGCGATCTCGCAGCGGCCGAGGCGATCACCATGCGCAAGCAAGCTGCGCCCCAGCCGGCGCCCGCGCCACGCGGCAATGACGACGAGATGCTGGTCGGCGAACCGAAGGCAAAGCCCAGCCGGCGTTTCTTCGGGCTCGGCCGCCAGGGCGATGATGGACCGGCGACTGGCGACGACAAGCTTTCCCGTGACAACCGCGCACTGCTCCAGGAGGCGCTGTTCGACCTGCTGGAGTGCAAACGCTTGCTTGACCAGGTCAGGTAG
- a CDS encoding putative quinol monooxygenase gives MSEYSIIVEYETIPGHSAEFVAIMTEHASRTREEEPGCLRFELLQPVDGNGQPMADRFIVNELYAGRSAVETHERSPRLARVRAALTPLVATRRLIKSVAIFPHCADEGIRPEDLNAANDG, from the coding sequence GTGAGCGAGTACAGCATCATCGTCGAGTACGAGACGATTCCGGGCCATTCCGCCGAGTTCGTCGCCATCATGACCGAACATGCCAGCCGGACCCGCGAGGAGGAACCCGGCTGCCTGCGGTTCGAACTCTTGCAGCCTGTCGATGGCAACGGACAGCCGATGGCCGACCGCTTCATCGTCAACGAGCTTTACGCCGGGCGTTCGGCCGTCGAGACGCATGAGCGCAGCCCTCGCCTTGCCAGGGTGCGCGCGGCGTTGACGCCTCTGGTGGCCACACGCCGGCTCATCAAGTCGGTGGCGATCTTTCCGCATTGCGCGGACGAAGGCATCAGGCCAGAGGACCTTAACGCTGCCAATGACGGCTAG